Part of the Candidatus Vogelbacteria bacterium genome, ATCGGGTCTTAGAATGACACCACAAGCAATCACTAGTCTCAAGAGATCGGTGCTTGTTACATCTGCCGGAGCTTCTACTCGTATTGAAGGCTCCAAACTTAATGACAAAGAAGTTGAAGAAGTTTTGCAAGGACTCGCTAACTCAAAATTTGCTGAGAGAGATTACCAAGAAGTGCAGGGATATCTTGAAACACTTCAAAATGTTTTCAATAGTTTTGAAAATCTTCCGCTCAGAGAAGGTGTAATTTCGTCATTGCACAAAGAATTGCTCAAATACTCGAGTAAGGATGATCTTCATCGTGGCAAATACAAGCAAAAGGAGAACATCGTAGGTGTTCAGAGGGCAGATGGCACGATTGCAAAAATTGTTTTCGATACAACACCAGCTTGGCTTGCTCCAAAAGAGATGAAAGAGCTTGTTGATTGGACTTTTGAGGCATTGGAAGAAAATCGCTACCATCCGCTTCTAGTAATTGCCAATTTCCTCGTTGATTTTCTCAAAATTCACCCATTTGAAGACGGAAATGGGAGACTTTCACGTGTCCTCACCAATCTTTTGCTTCTTCGATCAGGCTATCAGTTCGTGCAGTATGTCTCCCATGAGCAGATTGTCGAGAGACGAAAAGACGAATACTATCTTGCTCTCAAAAAGTCCCAGGATACTTTTGGCAAGGAAAATGACACTATCGCACCTTGGCTTAATTTCTTCTTGGCGGTCATAAAAGAACAGGCAACCAAGGCTCTTGTTTATCTTCAAGAAGAAAAGTTTGAAGATACCTTGTCACCGAAGCAACTCGAGGTATGGAAGTATCTCTCGGGCAACGGAGAAACTAGCCCAGGTGATATCGCAAAGGCGGCAGGGATCGAAATAACTACAGTACGCAAAGCATTGGGTCGCCTTGTCGAACTTGAAAAGGTGAAAAGAACTGGCCGAGGCCCAGGAACTCGCTATGTCAAAATATAATGAAAAAGAAAACCACTAAAAACAAATATAGATTCATCGACTTATTCGCAGGAATAGGAGGCTTTCACATTGCTTTCAATAAAGCTGGGGGTGAATGTGTATTTGCGAGCGAATGGGATGAGAAGGCTAGGAAAACTTATGAAGCGAATCATAGAAAAACAGACCCAGAGCTTTTTGAATCTGGAAATTTCGCAGGCGACATAACCAAAGTTGATGCAAAGAAAGTTCCAGATCATGAAATTTTAACGGGAGGATTCCCGTGTCAGCCTTTCAGTCATGCGGGTTTCAAGAAAGGATTTACCGACTCTCGAGGGACTCTGTTCCACGATGTTGCAAGAATCATAAAAGAAAA contains:
- a CDS encoding Fic family protein; the protein is MDEIKAKFNKRIQTPEPHIVGLLAEIDGIRGEFKSGLRMTPQAITSLKRSVLVTSAGASTRIEGSKLNDKEVEEVLQGLANSKFAERDYQEVQGYLETLQNVFNSFENLPLREGVISSLHKELLKYSSKDDLHRGKYKQKENIVGVQRADGTIAKIVFDTTPAWLAPKEMKELVDWTFEALEENRYHPLLVIANFLVDFLKIHPFEDGNGRLSRVLTNLLLLRSGYQFVQYVSHEQIVERRKDEYYLALKKSQDTFGKENDTIAPWLNFFLAVIKEQATKALVYLQEEKFEDTLSPKQLEVWKYLSGNGETSPGDIAKAAGIEITTVRKALGRLVELEKVKRTGRGPGTRYVKI